The Mobula hypostoma chromosome 24, sMobHyp1.1, whole genome shotgun sequence genomic sequence CTGAGCAGCCCTCTAACACATTCGTAGGAACAATGGTTGTTTGTCAAATGGCAGCTTCCTGCCCAGAATGCAGTTTGCACGAGTTACACACTATTCTTTAGAGATGTGCTGGTTCCACCGCACTGCACCACACCACACCAAGGACTCTGCCAGCCTTCATCCATTTTTGTAGGGTGCATTCCTATCCCTTCCCTGGATATGCGAAGATACCAAAGCCTGACCTCATCACTGTCTGGAGATGGAAGTTTTTCAGTTAGGTTTGTCAGTGTTAAATTGCACCCTTAATTCAAGCCCCATCACCATCTTGCAGGTCTGCATGGATTATTGCTCAAACAACCATCTTTTCATGCCCTGCTTTGTAAAGGTTAGTGCAAAGAAACCGATGAATTGGGAGCAGGAGTGGGCCACTTGGCCCTCTCATTTGCGCTGCCATTTAGTGAGATCAGGGCGGATCTGAGTAACCTCAACCTTGAGGTGACATTTCATCCTACACATTCATAATGggtctatcaagctctgcttccACTGCCCATTGAGGAAGAGGGTTCCAAGCAGTCTCAAAAGGTTTGTCTCGGCTATCCCCTGTGAGCCTGAGTCAGAGGCCCAGTGGCACGTCCGGAAGTTGGAGGCCCGATGTCTGCAAGTCTGGGCCAGAGACTGTAGgttgtctgtgtctgtctgcgtgtgtgtgtgcagaaAGGAGGAAAGGgggttgttgttttgttttgttgttctgTATAGTTGTTGCTCGTGTTGTGCTGCTGAAGTTTTGTGggcaacacttgctggctgctcacagcacatcctcagggtgtgttggttgtcaaagcaaatgacgcatttcactgtatgcttcaatgtccacgtgataaataaattaatctgaatccttTTCGAGTGATAGCTTATTCTTGAATAGTGACGCCTAGTCCTAGATTTCTAAAAGTGAAGAATGATGAGTATTCATGGAAAACTTGTATCCTTTGGTTAGAATATTTTTTCCACAAAGGGAAAGAGGGtgtggcacaatgctttacaatgccagcgacTGGATTCaacttccactgctgtctgtaaggagtttgttcattatccctgtgactgcgtgggtttcctcttgcAGTCTGAAGGTGAACAGATGGGTCAGTTGGGTGTAATTAGGTGCCATGGGCTTATAGGACCAGAAGgccctgttactgtactgtatctctaaatattatCAAACCTTTTCATGAATGAGGTCCAGGAATAACTGAAAACTTACAAGGCATAATGCATGACGCTGTATTGTTGGGTGACGATGATGATCTGTGGAAGTGACAAGCATATTCTTATCTCCAAGTACAGAAAGCTCCCCAAGAGATGTTGCTTCATCAGCAGAACTCTGTTTCTTTATTGTCCTTCAGGAAGAAGAAATTGTTCGGAGAATGGTGTGGGAGAAAAACTTCAGGTTTATTGAATATCACAACCTGGAATACATGAAGGGAAAACACACCTATGATCTTAAGATGAACCATTTTGGAGACCTGGTAAGTGAGAAGTCCTTAATGTGAAGAAAACATTTGAACTGAGGCTTAGAGTTGGGTAATATGAATGAATGGGCTCCTGTGCTACTACACAGTGGCATGCAAGTGGTTTTTGAGAATATTGTCAAGCCTGGTGACAACTTGATGAAGTTAAGTTTTGACTATCCGCATCTGTTGACTGAGTGTTGTTTCCTAAAGCTGACTTTTAAGATCCGGAGAGGTGAGAACAGATTGATTTTACTTGGGATGGTTGCTACATGCAACCAAGCACAAAAGGGTCAAAGAATAATACTGTCctcttgcggggggggggggcggggggcagggAGGAAATACACCATCAAAAAGAGCAATGATATTAATTGAGGTGGCTTTCTGGACTAGTCTGTTGAGGAATCAATTGGTGAGCAGGCCATTTTGCACTTCAGTAAAGAATTCATTAGTGATCTGTTTGTGCAAAGCCTTTGGAGAGGAAAGaccataacatgatagaattcctTACTAAAACAGAACGTGATTTGGTGGATTTTAAAATCAGGATCCAGGCTGGCTATGAGACTGAGAAACATTAATCATTGAGTTAACGGCAGATCAGCAGTTATGTACATTTAAGGAGCAAGTGGATGAATTCCAGTGAGTTTTAATTACTGAGGCACATAGAATAGAGTGGGTCGCTCAGCTGTGGCTAACAAGTGAAATTGTATATGAAGGAATATATtgtgacacaagagactgtagatgttgaaattagagcaacaaacaatctgtcgGACAAACTTAGCGGGTTGAGTAGCATTtgcggtcgatgtttcaggttgttGAAAATGGAGGGCATCTTGTGGCTAATTTTCTGTATTTTGGAAGTTCTTTGATTTATCCTTCTTTTGTTTGATGCTCACTCACTTACCTTTCAGACCCTGGAGGAGTTCAACAAGCTTATGAATGGCTTCCGTCTGCCCAAATCCAGGAACTCAACAGAGCACCTTTTAAAGTTTCGGGAATCAGTTGAGATTCCACAGGAAATTGACTGGCGTGAAAAAGGATATGTCACTCCTGTGAAAAATCAGGTAAAAGAGTTTTGCCTAAAGAGAAAAGTTAGGGGAAAACTTCCTTATTTGAACAGCACTGGTAGAGGTGGTGCTGGAGTGTATTCATCTGGGTAGATCCAGTGAGGCTGGGATTAGACTCAGGCCCCAGGGAATCAGGAACCAATTTTAACCCACCCCCAGTTTTATTTTACTTGAGTCAGTTTGGTGGGATGATAAATGGGTTAGCGCCCAATAGTAATTTCATCCCATTGTTTTCTTCCTGACAAAACTATCAGTTTCTTCAGTGATTTATGGTGTCAGAGGGCTTCAAACTGTGAGTACTTACCAACCTATTTAGAATACCACAGTAAGtatgtgatgctgagtctttacaaggcactgatgaggtctcaccttgagtattgtgaacagttttgggcccctcatcttagaatagatgtgctggcattggagagggtccagaggaggttcacaaggatggttccAGGAAGGAAGGTTATCGtacgaggaatatttgatggctctgggtctatactcactggaattcagaaggatgggggggaatctcattgaaacctttcgaatgttgaaagacctaggcagagtagatgtggaaagcatgtttcccatggtgggggagtctaggacaagaaggtacagcttcaggatagaggggcgccctttcaaaacggagatgtggagaaatttctttagccaaagggtggtgaatttgtggaatttgttgccacgtgcagccgtggaggccaggttgttgggtgtatttaaggcagagattgataggtccttaattggacatggcatcaaaggttacgggaggaaggctgggaactggggttgaggaggagaaaaataaaggatcagccatgatttaatggcagagtagacttgatgggccagatggcttaattctgcttctatgtcttatggtcttatactgcctgttatgctgctggcgtttagggcagcaataaaggtcctccatctctgacaatgttcggggcttccttcatcgtgtcagtagcttcctctctgttttcactactgtGAGTcacgcaagtcctgggtggagactgaggagtcccatcgcactcagatgtcgAAGGGTTCTTCATTACTACTTCCCTAACAGTTCTCTTTGACCAGTCaggctgttagccctgagctgaacccccgaacctggaggactggtggaccactcttattctgacctgtttggcatggatgaccctacaaagagccaaagcatcaagccctgactccagccagcatagctttcTTTGTCATTGAGCCACACAAACCCTGCACctaggctgtggtcctcttggaggtcaaaCAGTGAGTAGCAGCAGGATAATCTCTCACAAGGGTTGAcactgtacatagaacatagtcaAGGTCAAAGCTGAGTTTAATTTTAAATGCACAATTACAATGAAAACTTACTTACAGCAGCAACACAGGCATGTAACATCACATCAGcatcattcacaagaaaaacaaacaaataaacaccaGTTTTACAAGAAATAACATGAGTAGAACAGaaagtcaattttagtgcaaaatgatcAGACTGGTAATAATCTTGCTTAAATGAAACGGTTATTTGGGTTTACCCAGTGGTTCAAGAAattaatggttgaagggaagtagttgttctttaacctggtggtgtgggacttcaggctagaaaagtacagcacaggaacaggactttcagcccatcatgtgtGTGCTGACCATGATATCAATCTAACTAACCCCATTTGTCTGCACATGCCTGAGAACTAAAGacctgatcaactggctggagtgttcactgagatctttaacctctcgacTCGGCAGTCTGCTTTATGAAAGTTTCAATTACGGCAGTGCCCAAAGGAACGTCATAACCTGCCTCAACGATCGTCATCCTGTAGCACTTGCATTCGCAGTGACGAGGAGTTtcgagaggctggtgatgaagcatatcaactcctgcctgagaagtgacttggatcccctCCAATTCGCCTGCTGGCACAACAGGTCCTCGGCAGATGTAATTTCATTCTCTTCACAAATCGTTCCGAtgctaccctcactggtgcatggcacaggtagcgattcagaaattactaccctggaggtcctgcttctcagattGCTGTCTAGCTCTCTCTTAAGGACCGCTTTGCTTCTCCTTCCTATGCCactggtactaatatgtaccatgaTATCTGGCTGCTGTCCCTTTCCCTTCAAAATGCTGCGGacgcaatctgagacatccctgaccctggcacctgggaagcaacctGCCATCCAGGTGTCCCATTCATGTCCATAGAATCTTCTATCTGTTCGTCTGACTAATGAGATCTGTATCACTACCactcccactcccctcttctccatcTTTCCCTTCTGCTCAGTACCAGTAACCaggtctctgtggcattcccctgggaagaCATCCCCCAGAGAAGACATCCCCCAGaacagtatccaaaactgtatatttattattggggggaatggccacaggggtgatCTGTGCTAACTGATTATTCACCTTTCCATCCCTTCTCCTGACAGGCACCCAGCTAAccgcctcctgcaacttggggGTGACTACTTCACTGTCACTCCAATCGATGATCTCGTTGTcctgtacaagccgaaggtcgtctagctgttactccagatcctaagacggtcttcaaggagttgcagccagatgcacttcacacagatttagttccctgggagactctgggtttcCCAGGCcctccaacatccagcatgaagaacacacaatagCCACTAAAACTACACTAAGTACCCCTGACATAGTAAGACAAAAGGGAagcttaacagaaacttacctgGAAAACTTATCCAGAGCCAACACCACTTCTGAGCTGAACCCACCTTTGAGCCCAGGCCTGAAACttccactctcaccactggcctacttccaacaatggccgctctgcttgtcTCTTCTGTACATTTATTTACTCTTCTCTGCACTGCGCCACACCACTGATAGAGCTGCTGAGATGACACGGAACACCCGCGAAGCTCCCCTTTTAAACAAACGCCGCTGACCTGAGACGAACCTCCTCTCACCACTGATTGGGTGTTGGAATGATACCCAgaaattgctcaccttttccacttctgatcctccgatgaggactggcgtgtgtttgcttgtcttaccctttctgaagcccacaatcaattctttattcttactggcattgagtgcaaggttgttacggcgacaccactcaatcagctgacaTATCTGATTCAAGAAttttgatggcagtggggaagaagctgttgttcaATCCTGAGGTGGgaactttcaggctcctgtacctcctgcctgattgaGGTATGGAGAAGCGGGCAGGCCTGCATAGTGGAGTTGTCTGTGATGTAATTGGCCAAGTCCACTCCTCTATGTTCCTAgccattggagtttccatactaggccataatGCTTTCCATTCTACATTCtacatctgtagatgtttatTAGATACCattagaagagatttacaagttGAAACATCATTCTTCCCCTCTTTTGTTGTGTCCAGGGAGAGCTTGGAGATGGAGGTAGAAGGAACTCGTACGTTAGTGGCTTAGGCCAAGTGTTATTCACCGGTTGGAAAGGCCTACTCCTTAACTGAAACTTGATCAGTTACAGTGCTCGATGTGAACATTTTACAACTGGGACTCAATGGCATTGAGATAACTGACAGTGCACTTTTCACATTTGGCAAAGGCAATATTACTTGCTAAAGTTCAGCTCTATTTGTTATTGTTCCCCCTTAGGGCAGCTGTGGATCCTGCTGGGCATTCAGTGCAGTTGGAGCATTGGAGGGACAGACCTTTAAGAGGACAAAAAAACTCGTCTCCCTCAGTGAGCAGAACCTGGTCGATTGTTCATGGGAACAGGGGAATGCAGGATGTCGTGGTGGATGGATGGAAAATGCCTTTTTGTATGTACACAAAAATAATGGAATTGACTCTGAGGTTGGATACCCCTATACTGGGAGGGTGAGTAATCTTCTTCACAGCTACATTAATCATGGTGATATTCAGTGATGTTCTTTTTTAAACTGGTGCATATATTTGATGCAGATTCAGGAAAAGTGTAAAGACTATGTTCCGTCATTACTGTGCTTTGTCATCTGTACCAGGGTTCAAATCCAGTCCATGCTCCTATTTTCTGATAGTGGCCTTATGGGCTCCAGAGCACAATTTAGAGATTTGGAGATGCGGTCACACTTTAACACGAGTGTGAGGAGGCAGAAAGGGAAGGCAGTGGCCACCATACTGCCAGAAAGAGCAAGCAGGTAGTGAATTAGCCCCCTGCGTCCTTCTCCCTCTCACGAATTGGTTCTTCAGGGGAGCAGCCAGATCCAGGAGTTGGACTGCTCAAGGAACTCAGTTACATAGGAGGAGAGGCAGAAGAGTGAGACAATAGTGATGGTGAAATTGTGACAGAGTGAAAGTAGGGGGGAGGGCAGGCGTCTCAGTAGCTGAAGACAAAACTCTGGaaagtgtgttgcctccctggtgaaGGATGTGATTGAATATATACAGGAAAGAAAACAGCCACAGGTTTTCTTCATATGACGATAGGCAGAGGGATGAGGCTCGGCAGGCAGAGGTTAGTGAGCTAGGGAAAAGGTTAAAAAGTGGAAACTTAAAGATGGTCATCTCTGGGCtggagagaaagagtgtgtgtgtgtgtgtgtgtgtgtgtgtgtgtgtgtgtgtgtaagtggtgCTGATGTGCTTCAGATTTATGAGGAATTGGGACTTCTACAAGCCACCTCAACAGGTCTGGGACCTTGGGGTATTGGTGTGGGTCAAGGTTGCTAGTATGAGGAGGATTTAAACTGCCTTGAATGTGGAGGGAATCAGAACATGAAGGAGGAAGAGACCATAAAGATCAGctgctggagactcaggaatgaGTGTTTGTAAATAACAGGTAACGATAACTAGAACATATTCAGAAGGGGAGTGAATGTAGAGTCAAAGTAAGGAAATGTGTGGATAGAACTAATGGCGCTTTATCTGAATATACACAGCATTCATTACAAGATGGATGAGATGAAGGTACAAATAAGAATAAATGGGTTTGATCCTGCCGCATTAAGGAGATAAGGTTGAAAATTGACCAAGGCTGGGAACTGAATATTTTGGCATATGAGAAACTTCCAAAGAAATGGAAAGCTGGTCGAGTAGCTTGGACAATAAAGAATGAGATTACTGTTGTGGTGAGGAACAGCATTGACTCAGAACACAGGGTGTGGAATCAGGTGGAGGCAAAGAGCAGTAGGGGTAATTAGTCACTGATGGGAGACTTGTATCAGCTTTCTAACAGTAGCTAAACTATGGGACAGTTATGGGGTATTTGTAGAAAAGATGCTGCAATAATTATGGGTGATTAAAATTTTTATATAGATTGGACAAATTGAATTGACAAGGGTAGTCTTGAGAATGAGTTCACAGGGTATATTCAGAATAGGCTCTTGGCAACATTGAGAAATCAACCAAAGAGCAAGCTAGTTTTGACCTAGAACTTTGTAATGAGACAGGGTTACTGTAATAACTTCATGGTGAAAAGCAACTTCCAGAAAAGTGACCATATTCAGAATTTCAAATTGTTTGATTATGACGCTGGGACTGAAGACTGAAATAATTCAAAGGCAAAGACAAGAGGTGACTAAAGTTTACTGGAAAATAGATTAAAGGGTAAGACACCAGATCAGTAGAGGCAGATATTTAAGGAGATAATTTGTAAATCTCAGCAGAAATATGTTCTGTTAAGAAGGAAAGCCATATGATAAGGATGAATAACTAAGGAAGTTAAAGATGGTATCAATGAAAAATAAAGACTTAAAATGCTGCAAAGATTAGTGGTAGGCCAGAGAATTGGGTACTTTTTAGAAACTAGCCAAGGACAACTGAAATTGATTAGCAaacagatggagtttaagagtaATTTAGCAATTTATATGCAAATATAATAGGTTCTGCATGTAAATAAACAGGAAGGGTTAAGTAAACATTGATCCCTTTCCTCAAGGTctgatgccaggcaaataaccttttcctcaatgtcaatcAGACAAAGGGGATGGGTTATCGACCTCAGGAGAACTGGCACCACTCACTCCCCCCTGCACATCAGTGGCACAgatgtggaaactgcaagcagtgtcaaactcctgagagtgcacacctcacacaacctctcatggtccagAGCATGTTCTACACGAtcgagaaagctcaccaacacctacCTCTTCTTTCTGAGGGGGCttagagagctggactatgcaagTCTACACTCATACAGCCCCCAAATGTGTAGCAGAGAGCATCCTGCCATGCTAAATCAAtgtatggtacagaaactgcactgtgctggacaggaaagctctacaacAGGGTTGTTAAAAGTGCtcaacgcatcaccagcaccagcctgcaCACCATCAAGGAATATATACGGAAAAGTGCTGGATAAAAGGCAGCAACATCATGGAGAATGCCACCCATCCCACTCATGGACtgtatcccactcccatcagggaggaggctacatagcatccatgccaggaccagcagattcaaaaacagttactttccccaagcagtgaggctgatcaacactccaacccactaacccatcccaccaccactactttatcattaccTGTCAGAGTTACctaatgtacagacactcctgtgcccagcaatACTTTATGGGCATTCTTTACAATCTGTTTAAGCTATcgtgtgtatttatatttattgggtTTTCTATTAGTGTTCATTACCTTGTGTTTTTTATGTGTTGCATCAGTGTCAGaggaacaattattttattctcctttacatttgtgtactggaaataacattaaacaatcttgaatgaaGAGGACAGGACTGGGAAATTAATTAAAGTCACAGTAAAGAATTGCACTGGCCCTTGAGTGCAGTGGTACGGAAATGAGTGAGACTGACATCAGTGAGTTCAACACTGAATGAAAGTGCAATGTAGTTTGTGGAGTTTATTGGATTGGAATTCTTctggtactttttttttaaaagtttaagTACACTTCATTTCTCTGGAATATCACTGAATTTACAGAATACCTTCATTGGTCATTCCTTTGGGCTGTATGATGATAACATTGTATTTACAGCATATTTTGTTTTTCTAAACAGGAGGGTACCTGTGCTTATGAAGTCGAATTCAAAGCTTCCAGATGTTCCAATTACTATTTTGTTTCGCAAGGTAACGAACAAGCTCTAGCTCAAGCCGTGGCACAAGTTGGACCGGTTTCGGTTGCAGTTGATGCCACACATCAGTCCTTTATGTTCTACCATTCAGGTAATGCCCTGTAGGCAGATTAGATGCCAGCGGGAGTTGCTCACGTATGATAGATGACTTTACTGTATCTCCCTTGAAAATCAGCATTCAAGGACAACGTTGTCACAGATTATAGAACTTGAAGAAAACCATTTGTCCTGTTGCAAATATGTGCCAAGTACTGACTATTCTGTATAATGATATTTCATATCTGATACTGTAACATGTTAGAATTATTGGCTTTGATATTAACCCACAAGAAAGTCAAACAAAGAGGTCTTAAGACTTGCACGTGAAGAATTCACCTCAAAACTGTCATATTCAGCAAATTGCTGTGGAGAGATGGCCCCCCCCCATTAACATATTTAAATTGGTTTCCAATGTCGCAATTTGGATTTTAATTTGAGGGTCATTATTTGTGTAGATTTCCCAGATGAAATATGAACCTTAAAAGCAGTCATTTCTGGAATAATTTTGGGATATTTGGAGAATCAACAAGGAACAAATATTGTTAATAATAATATGATTGGAAGGAGATAGCTCATTTAAATTGGAGTCCCAGAATAATACAGtcgagaaataggccctttgaacCAATTTGTTGATACCCATCTAAGCTGGTCATATTTGCCTTCATTTGGCCCATCTttgtctaaaccaggggttcccaacgcgGTCCGTGGACTTTTaggttaatggtattggtccatggcataaaaaggttgtgtacccctgctctaaacctatCCTATCATGGACCTGTCCTAGTGTTCTTTAAATGTTGCATTGTACAGgcgtcaaccacttcctctggaaacTTGTTTCCTATATGCACCACACTATGTGAAATTGGCCCTTGGATACTCTCAGGTTAAACATCTACCATCTAGTGTTTGATTTCCTTTTTCTGAGAAATAGATTGTGTGTTTTCACCTTGTCttgtgtccctcatgattttatacaccttcaCAGTGTACCCTCACTTTCCTGCGCTCCAAGCAACAGAGTCATAGTCTGTTCAactttttcctataactcaggccctggaatcctggaaacattctcgtaaatcttctttGTGCTCTTtgcagcttaatgacatctttcctatgacAGAGTAACCAAACTGCACATGGTACTTGAAGTGCAGCTtcaccaatgttttgtacaaGTGCAATGTAACATTCCAACCCCTTTACTGAAGCAATGAAGATCAGTGATAacaaatgccttcttcatcatCGTCTCTATCTGGTAAAAGAGAGTAAACATTTCAGGTTTAAGCACGACAAGTATGGAGGCTATGAGAAATGAAAATAAGTCCTTCTGCATTGTCATTCCCTTTCAGAATTCAAACAGTCTGCATTCTGGGGAATACAAATTTAGTGTATGTAATCTGATATCATGACCTGAAGACGTAACTCTGAGAACCTGAAAACATTCCGCTAAGTATTCCACGCTAGTATGATCTTGTGTAGCCTGAATGAACACACAGatgtagtctaaccagagttttaaacaGCTGGAGGAAAACCTCCTTGCTCTAATATGCTAGCAATTTAATTATCAATGGTGATGTTCCATCCCTTTTATCATTATATCTTGTACCTGACTACTACATTTTAATGATCTGTGTTTGTGGATCTTCAGATTTCTTTACATCATTCTAAAGCCCTTGAATTTATCCCTGCATTCATACTGAATAGAAAACTGAGGTCAAAAATTACTGTGGATACTAGACATCTGAAAATAAGGCAGAAACACTGAAAACATGcagctggtcaggtagcatctgtggaaagagaaaccatcaATGTTTTGATTCTTTAACCCTTTGTCAGAATTAGAACAAAGGTCTACAAGTCAGTTTTTGGTAggagagaaggtggggaaggTGGGAATCACTGTCGTAGGTGAGTCAAAATGGCTTGTGGAGCAGGTACTGACACATACTGTGTTATGTGCAGTTAATAAGATGCCGTGGAACTTGCCAGACAGTCTAGACTTTTGTATGAAAAGGATGAGAAAAACTGAGCTGAcatgagattaaaaaaaaatgtaaagtgATGGAAAATTCAccaggtcaggcaatatcagtAGAAAAACAAACCATTAAAGGCTCGATGAGGGACGCATCAAACTGTATGACAGTATACTTAGGCCAtgcagcccattgattctgctctgctgttccattaTGGCAGttttataatccctctcaactccattctcctgccttctcctaatgacctttgatgccctgactaaccaagaacgtCAACACCCTCTATCAATTTgctcaatgactttgcctccaaagccatgtgtggcaataaattccacagattcaccaccctctggctaaagaagttcccccttgtctgttcaagggggatgtccttctgttctgaggctgtgccctctggttcctgatggatacactagaggaaacattctctccatgtccactctgtctaagcctttcaatattcaatgtttcagtgagatcatccctccattcttctaaactctaatgagtacaggcccagggccatctaACACTcgtcacacattaacccttttgttcctagaatcattctcatgaacctcctctcgaTCTgcatcaatgccagcacatcttttcttagataaggggcccaaaactgctctcaatactccaaatatggtctgaccaatgccttataaagcctcagctttacatccttgctcttatattctagtcctctcaaaatgaaagctaacattgcatttgccttcctaaccaccaactcaacctgcacgtCAATCTTGAGGGAATCctatacaaggactcccaagtccctttttactggatttatttcatttttttctctgtttagtATACAGTATAGTCTATGTCTTAATTACTTCTATTGAAGTGCATGACTATAAACTATACACAGTTATATTCCCCActatatattccatctgccattctacCAACCTGTctgcccttctgcagactctctgcttcctcaacactacctgtctctcctcctatctttgtctcttttgcaaacttgaccacaaaaccatcaattccatcatccaattgttgacatctgcagttgtacaaggccttggtgagaccacacctggagtattgtgtgcagttttggtcccctaatctgaggaaagacatctttgccatagagggagtacaaagaaggttcaccagattgattcctgggatggcaggtctttcatatgaagaaagactggatgaactgggcttgtactcgttggaatttagaagattgaggggggatctgattgaaacgtataagatcctaaagggattggacaggctagatgcgggaagattgttcccgatgttggggaggtctagaacgaggggtcacagtttgaggatagaggggaagccttttaggaccgaggttaggaaaaacttcttcacacagagagtggtgaatctgtggaattctctgccacagcaaactgttgaggccagttcattagctatgtttaaaaggaagttagatatggcccttgtggctacaggggtcagggggtatggagggaaggctgggttctgagttggatgatcagccatgatcataataaatggcggtgcaggctcgaagggccgaatggcctactcctgcacctattttctatgtttctatgtttctatataatgtgaaaagaaacagacccattactgacccctgtggaataccactaatcagcagcagccagtcagaataggccccctttattgccac encodes the following:
- the LOC134337441 gene encoding procathepsin L-like isoform X2, which gives rise to MKAILLSVTLLAVLLAVVAASSIDPALNEDWEKWKLLHEKQYTEEEEIVRRMVWEKNFRFIEYHNLEYMKGKHTYDLKMNHFGDLTLEEFNKLMNGFRLPKSRNSTEHLLKFRESVEIPQEIDWREKGYVTPVKNQGSCGSCWAFSAVGALEGQTFKRTKKLVSLSEQNLVDCSWEQGNAGCRGGWMENAFLYVHKNNGIDSEVGYPYTGREGTCAYEVEFKASRCSNYYFVSQGIYYEPNCQTYLMSHAMLVVGYGSEHGLNYWIVKNSYSTQWGNQGYILMSKDRDNNCGIVTHAVFPVILD
- the LOC134337441 gene encoding procathepsin L-like isoform X1, producing the protein MKAILLSVTLLAVLLAVVAASSIDPALNEDWEKWKLLHEKQYTEEEEIVRRMVWEKNFRFIEYHNLEYMKGKHTYDLKMNHFGDLTLEEFNKLMNGFRLPKSRNSTEHLLKFRESVEIPQEIDWREKGYVTPVKNQGSCGSCWAFSAVGALEGQTFKRTKKLVSLSEQNLVDCSWEQGNAGCRGGWMENAFLYVHKNNGIDSEVGYPYTGREGTCAYEVEFKASRCSNYYFVSQGNEQALAQAVAQVGPVSVAVDATHQSFMFYHSGIYYEPNCQTYLMSHAMLVVGYGSEHGLNYWIVKNSYSTQWGNQGYILMSKDRDNNCGIVTHAVFPVILD